From a region of the Triticum aestivum cultivar Chinese Spring chromosome 7D, IWGSC CS RefSeq v2.1, whole genome shotgun sequence genome:
- the LOC123164285 gene encoding receptor-like protein kinase 5 — translation MPSTYPLPLLLLAVLLLAGESSSQPASGDQATLLAIKKDWGNPAQLASWDPTAHADHCNWTGVACEGDGAGRVVTGLSLPKLNLTTGEVPTSVCALANLTSLDLSYNNLTGSFPGATLYGCGRLRFLDLSYNGFDGALPDDIGRLSWAMEHLNLSANHFSGAVPAAVAGLTALKSLVLDKNQFTGAYPAAEISKLTALEKLTLAVNPFAPAPAPPEFANLTNLSYLWMADMNMTGEIPKAYSSLAKLEMLAVTGNNLTGGIPAWVLQHPKLKYVYLFNNGLIGELPRNITAVNLMELDVSSNNLTGEIPEDIGNIKNLSILFMYTNQLTGTIPASMATLPKLRDIRLFENKLSGELPAELGKHSPLVNLEVCNNNLSGSLPESLCANGKLDDIVVFNNNFSGELPKNLGDCVLLNNIMLYNNRFSGEFPAKIWSFPKLTTLMIHNNGFTGALPAVLSENITRIEMGNNKFSGSFPTSATGLSVFQAENNQLSGDLPGNMSKFANLTDLSVSGNQLTGSIPASVNLLQKLNSLNLSGNRLSGTIPPSSIGLLPSLNILDLSGNEITGAIPPDFSNLKLNKLNMSSNQLTGVVPLSLQSAAYESSFVGNHGLCARKGSGVDLPKCGSARDELSMGLIVLFSMLAGIVLVGSVGIACLLFRRRKEQQEVTDWKMTQFTHLGFTESDVLNNIREENVIGSGGSGKVYRIHLPARAGGGGGGGDVEHGGGGGGRMVAVKRIWNARKLDAKFDKEFEAEVKVLGNIRHNNIVRLLCCISSQDVKLLVYEYMENGSLDRWLHHLDRQGAPAPLDWPTRLAIAIDSAKGLSYMHHDSAQSIVHRDVKSSNILLDPEFHAKIADFGLARMLVKSGELESVSAIGGTFGYMAPEYASRLRVNEKVDVYSFGVVLLELITGKVANDGGADVCLAEWAWRRYQKGPPFNDVVDEHIRDPANMADILAVFTLGVICTGENPPARPSMKEVLQHLSRCDRMSAQAEACQLDYGGDGGAPLLEAKKGSRRRDVSDSGRWDDDEEDSGNFVVHAV, via the exons ATGCCGAGCACCTATCCCCTCCCCCTTCTgctcctcgccgtcctcctcctggccggcgagTCGAGCTCGCAGCCCGCCTCCGGCGACCAAGCCACCCTCCTAGCCATCAAGAAGGACTGGGGTAACCCCGCGCAGCTCGCGTCGTGGGACCCCACCGCCCACGCCGACCACTGCAACTGGACCGGCGTCGCCTGCGAGGGCGATGGCGCCGGGCGAGTCGTCACGGGGCTATCCTTGCCGAAGCTGAACCTCACTACCGGCGAGGTGCCGACGTCCGTGTGCGCCCTGGCGAACCTCACAAGCCTCGACCTCTCCTACAACAACCTCACCGGCAGCTTCCCCGGCGCTACGCTGTACGGCTGCGGCCGGCTCCGGTTCCTCGACCTCTCCTACAACGGGTTCGATGGGGCCCTCCCGGATGACATCGGCCGGCTGTCGTGGGCGATGGAGCACCTCAACCTGTCGGCTAACCACTTCTCCGGCGCCGTGCCAGCGGCGGTCGCGGGGCTAACGGCGCTGAAGTCGCTTGTTCTTGACAAGAACCAGTTCACCGGCGCGTACCCGGCGGCCGAGATAAGCAAGCTCACCGCGCTTGAGAAGCTCACGCTTGCCGTGAACCctttcgcgccggcgccggcgccgcccgagTTCGCCAACCTAACCAACCTGAGCTACCTCTGGATGGCCGACATGAACATGACCGGCGAGATCCCGAAGGCCTACTCGAGTCTAGCGAAACTCGAGATGCTCGCTGTGACGGGGAACAATCTCACCGGCGGGATCCCGGCGTGGGTCTTGCAGCACCCAAAGCTCAAGTACGTGTACCTGTTCAACAACGGACTCATCGGCGAGCTTCCGCGCAATATCACGGCGGTGAATTTGATGGAGCTTGATGTGTCGTCGAACAACCTCACCGGAGAAATACCGGAAGACATCGGTAACATCAAGAACCTGAGCATATTGTTCATGTACACCAACCAGCTCACCGGCACCATTCCCGCAAGCATGGCGACGCTCCCCAAACTCAGGGACATCCGGCTATTTGAGAACAAGCTCTCCGGCGAGCTCCCAGCTGAGCTCGGGAAGCACTCGCCGCTCGTCAACCTCGAGGTCTGCAACAACAACCTCTCCGGCTCGCTACCGGAGTCACTCTGCGCCAACGGAAAGCTCGACGACATCGTCGTCTTCAATAACAACTTCTCCGGCGAGCTCCCGAAGAACCTCGGCGACTGTGTCCTGCTGAACAACATCATGCTCTACAACAACCGCTTCTCCGGCGAGTTCCCGGCGAAGATATGGTCATTTCCGAAGCTGACCACTCTGATGATACATAACAACGGTTTCACCGGGGCTCTACCGGCCGTGCTATCTGAGAACATCACGCGGATTGAGATGGGGAATAACAAATTCTCTGGCTCCTTCCCAACGTCGGCAACCGGGCTGAGCGTGTTCCAGGCGGAGAACAATCAGCTCTCCGGCGATCTACCGGGCAACATGAGCAAGTTTGCCAACCTTACTGATCTGTCGGTGTCGGGCAACCAGCTAACTGGTTCCATACCAGCATCAGTCAACTTGTTGCAGAAGCTCAATTCTCTCAACTTGAGCGGCAACCGACTGTCCGGCACCATTCCACCTTCCAGCATCGGATTGCTTCCATCGCTGAATATCCTTGATTTATCCGGCAATGAAATCACCGGTGCCATACCGCCGGACTTCAGCAACCTTAAACTCAACAAGCTCAACATGTCGTCAAACCAGCTCACCGGCGTGGTGCCGCTCTCGCTGCAGAGCGCGGCATACGAGAGCAGCTTCGTCGGCAACCACGGGCTCTGTGCTAGGAAAGGCTCGGGGGTAGACCTCCCGAAATGCGGCAGTGCCCGTGACGAGCTCTCGATGGGCTTGATCGTCCTCTTCTCCATGCTCGCCGGCATTGTTCTCGTCGGCAGCGTGGGCATCGCGTGCCTGCTCTTCCGGCGGCGGAAGGAGCAGCAGGAGGTGACCGACTGGAAGATGACGCAGTTCACCCATCTGGGCTTCACCGAGTCGGATGTGCTCAACAACATCCGTGAGGAGAACGTGATCGGCAGCGGCGGGTCCGGGAAGGTGTACCGCATCCACCTGCCTGcccgtgccggcggcggcggcggcggcggcgacgtggagcacggcggcggcggcggcggcaggatggTGGCCGTGAAGAGGATATGGAACGCGAGGAAGCTGGACGCGAAGTTCGACAAGGAGTTCGAGGCGGAGGTGAAGGTGCTGGGCAACATCCGGCACAACAACATCGTGAGgctgctctgctgcatctccaGCCAGGACGTGAAGCTGCTGGTGTACGAGTACATGGAGAACGGCAGCCTCGACCGGTGGCTGCACCACCTTGACCGCCAGGGCGCGCCCGCGCCGCTGGACTGGCCGACGAGGCTGGCCATCGCCATCGACTCGGCCAAGGGGCTCAGCTACATGCACCACGACTCGGCGCAGTCCATCGTGCACCGGGACGTCAAGTCCAGCAACATCTTGCTGGACCCGGAGTTCCACGCCAAGATCGCCGACTTCGGGCTCGCCCGGATGCTTGTCAAGTCCGGCGAGCTGGAGTCCGTGTCAGCCATCGGCGGCACGTTCGGGTACATGGCCCCAG AGTATGCGTCCAGGCTGAGGGTGAACGAGAAGGTCGACGTCTACAGCTTCGGCGTGGTTCTGCTGGAGCTGATCACCGGCAAGGTCGCGAACGACGGCGGCGCCGACGTCTGCCTGGCGGAGTGGGCGTGGCGGCGGTACCAGAAGGGCCCTCCGTTCAACGACGTGGTCGACGAGCACATCCGAGACCCGGCCAACATGGCGGACATCCTGGCCGTGTTCACCCTCGGCGTGATCTGCACGGGGGAGAACCCTCCGGCGCGGCCGTCCATGAAGGAGGTCCTGCAGCACCTCAGCCGGTGCGACAGGATGTCCGCTCAGGCGGAGGCGTGCCAGCTGGActatggcggcgacggcggcgcgccgCTGCTGGAGGCGAAGAAAGGCAGCCGGAGGAGGGACGTGTCGGACTCCGGCAGGtgggacgacgacgaggaggacagcggcaactTCGTGGTGCACGCGGTCTAG